The stretch of DNA ACAAGCTGCGATGAAACCGCAGCAGCCATATTGAAAAACGGCAGAGAAATTGTTGCAAATGTCGTTTCATCGCAAATTGAAAGCCACAAGCGATTTGGCGGTGTCGTGCCTGAGGTGGCGTCCCGTCATCACGTTGAGGAAATAACTTTCGTTTTAGAAGAAACCTTCAAACAAGCAGGGATGTCTGCCAGCGATTTAGATGCCATCGCCGTGACGAAAGGCCCCGGCTTAGTCGGATCACTTTTGATTGGTGTGAATGCCGCAAAAGCGATGGCTTTTGCCCATGGTCTTCCTCTTGTAGGGGTGCATCATATTGCAGGCCATATCTATGCCAATCGCATTGTGAAGGAGATGGCCTTTCCTTTGCTGTCTCTTGTTGTATCAGGCGGGCATACGGAGCTGGTGCTAATGAGAGAACATGGCTCGTTTGAAGTAATCGGAGAGACGAGAGATGATGCCGCAGGTGAAGCTTATGATAAGGTGGCCCGCACCTTAGACCTGCCTTATCCGGGCGGCCCTCATATAGATCGGCTGGCTAAGGAAGGGGAGGCAACCATTCCTTTTCCAAGAGCATGGCTGGAGGAAGAATCCTATGATTTCAGCTTTAGCGGGCTAAAGTCTGCGGTCATTAACACACTTCATAATGCCAACCAGCGCGGAGAAGTATTTAAGAAGGAAGACGTGGCAGCAAGTTTCCAACAAAGCGTAATTGAAGTGCTGACGGTGAAGACAATGAGGGCGGCGCAGCAATTCCAAGTGAAGCAAGTGCTGCTGTCGGGGGGAGTAGCAGCTAACCAGGGCTTAAGAAAGGCACTTGAAGAGCAGTTTGCGGATCATCCGGATATGGAATTAATCATTCCTCCGCTGCAGCTATGTACAGACAATGCAGCCATGATCGCTGCGGCCGGCACTGTCCTGTTTGAAAAGGGGAAGCGAGATGGCCTTGATATGAACGGTTATCCAGGATTAGATATTGAACAATTTTGATCGGTGAAAGCGGGTTTCTGATAGGTCGGTGTATCGGCTTGGAGAAACCCGCTTCTTGATTTGGAGAGAGAAAATCCCGGAGGAAGACAGATGCTTCGCTTTCAGCATGTGCACAACTTGTGAATAAATTGTGCATTAACGCAAATACCCTGTTGAAAAAAGGGGGATAAGCTTTATTTGACTATGTGAGTAATGTGGATAAAATTGCGCGTCTTTGTGGATAAAGTGGATAAGTTTGTTTATAGCTATGAAATCAAGGAGTATATTGGGGATGAAAATGTGGATAAAAAGCGCAGAAACAACTTAAGTTTCTACGCGTATAGCCCGCTAATTTTGCAGCTGCTCCCACTCTTCCATTAATTGTTCTACTTCCTTTTGATGGTTTTCCAATTCTTCGTTGAGCTGGAAGGATTTTTCGTGGTCTTGAAAGATTTCTGGCTGGCAAAGCAGTTCCTGCGCTTTTGCAATGGCAGATTCAAGGTCGTCTATTTTTTGCTCGATTTCCTCTATTCTCCGCCGTCTTTGCCGTTCCGCTCTCTTTTGCTCTTTTTCTATATAGTAATTGGAAGCATCAGATGTCGCAGCTTCTTTCTTCGCTGAATCATCCGTGCCGCCGTTGTATTCCGCCAGTTCCTGCTGTCTTTGCTTTTTCTCCACATAATAATCATAGTCTCCAAGGTATTCTGTGAAGCCGTCAGCTTGTAATTCCAATACTTTAGAAGCGAGGCGATTGATGAAGTAACGGTCATGAGAGACAAATAATATCGTGCCCGGATAATCAATTAAGGCGTTTTCCAATATTTCTTTGCTGTCTAAGTCAAGATGGTTGGTCGGCTCGTCCAGAATGAGGAGGTTAGCCTTCTGCATCATCAGCTTCGCGAGGGAGAGACGGGCCTTTTCACCGCCGCTTAAAGCGGAGACGGGCTTTAATACATCATCGCCTGAAAAAAGAAAATTGCCTAGAATGGTGCGGATCTTCTTTTCAGGCATTGTAGGATAGTCATCCCACAGTTCATGCAAAACGGTTTTATTCGATGACAGGTTGGCTTGTTCTTGATCGTAATAGCCGATAGATATATTGGTTCCTAACGTAAATTGGCCGTCCAGCGGCTTTAGGCGGTTCACAATAGTTTTTAGGAAGGTTGATTTCCCGGCGCCGTTTGGACCGACAATGGCTACGCTTTCCTGTCTTGTAATAAACGCATTTAATTGCTCAGCAATGGGGTTATTTGGATACCCGATTGTGAGGTCATTGACTTTCAATACCTCGTAGCCGCTTTGTTTTTCTATATCGAAAGCGAATTGGGCAGATTTCTCATCGCCATCGGGGCGTTCCATCCGTTCCATGCGCTGCAGCTGCTTACGGCGGCTTTGGGCCCGCTTCGTCGTGGAAGCACGGGCAATATTGCGCTGAATGAAATCTTCCAGCTTGGTCACTTGCTCCTGCTGCTTTTCGAATTGTTTCATCTCTTTTTCAAATTGCTCCTGTTTTTGGACTAAATATTGGCTGTAGTTGCCGTGATATTTTTTGATTTTATGCCGGGAGACTTCATACACTTGTGTGACGACTTTGTCCAGAAAATAACGGTCATGAGAGACGATCACAATTGCGCCGCTGTAGTTTTGCAAATATTGCTCAAGCCAAGCAAGGGTACGGATGTCTAAATGGTTGGTCGGCTCGTCCAAAATCAAAATATCCGGCTTCGTTAACAGCAGCTTTCCTAAAGCCAGCCGGGTTTTCTGACCGCCGCTTAATGTGGAGATTTTTGCAGAATCCTCATAATCATGAAAGTTTAAGCCATGCAGAACCGAACGGATATCGGCTTCGTACTGATAGCCGCCAAGCTCTTTAAACTTATTTTGCAGCAGGTCATACTCGGCCATTATTTTATTATAGCGAGCGGTATTTTCATATATAGCAGGGTCCGCCATTTGGGCTTCAAGCTGGCGAAGGGATTGTTCCATTTTCTGCAAGTGAGAAAAAACCGTCAGCATTTCTTCCCGAATGGACAAGTCGGATTCCAGACCGGTATTTTGAGCTAAATACCCGATGGAGACATCCTTCGGTTTCATTATTTCTCCGGAATCGTAAGACAATTGGCCGGCAATGATTTTTAACAGAGTGGATTTCCCGGCACCGTTTCTGCCGACAAGAGCGATCCGGTCTTTTGTTTGTACTTCCAACTTTATATTAGATAAAATAAGTTCAGCGCCGAAGTGTTTTGTAAGCTGTTGAACTTGTAGCAAAATCATCCTATTCACCTCTTTTTCAGTGTATCCCATTCTACAGACAGGGGCAATTGTCTAAGAGCAAGAAGGTGAGGTTGTGAAAAGACAGACAAAGTTAAAAGACAAGAACCATAAAATATTGTATGATGAAACAAGAGAGAAACAGAATGGAAGCGTTAACAAAGTGTTGTTAGTAAAGGGGGATAGATAATGAGTCAGGATACAATGAAAATTCCGCAGGCCACAGCCAAGCGTTTGCCGCTGTATTATCGTTTTATTCAAAACCTGCATGCTTCCGGCAAACAGCGGGTATCTTCGGCGGAATTAAGTGAAGCCGTGAAGGTAGATTCCGCTACAATCCGCCGTGATTTTTCTTATTTTGGCGCGCTTGGCAAAAAAGGCTATGGATATAATGTCGGCCATTTGCTCTCCTTTTTTCGAAAAGCATTAGATCAGGATGAAGTAACAAATGTTGCGTTAATTGGAGTTGGCAATCTGGGCACTGCTTTTTTGAATTATAATTTCATGAAGAACAATAATACAAAAATTAAAATGGCGTTTGATGTCGATCCAGAGAAAGTCGGAACCTCGATTGGAGAAGTGCCCATTTATCATTTAGATGAATTGGAAAAGCAGCTGACATCAGCGAGTGTGCAAGTAGCGATTTTGACCGTACCTTCATCCGCAGCCCAGAGTATAACGGACAGGCTGGCGGCCTCTAACATTAAGGGCTTGCTTAACTTTACACCTGCAAGGTTAAGTGTGCCGGCCGCTATTCGTGTGCATCATATTGATCTGGCGGTTGAATTGCAATCGTTAGTCTACTTTTTAAAAAATTATTCGGACTCGCCGGAAGAAAAGTCACAATAGCATTATGGAGGAAAATGGGCTATGATGAAGGAAGGGAGGTGCTCGAACGATGCCAATGGTAGGTATAGGCAGCATTATATTGATTGCAATAGCTGCATTATTAATATTCGGACCGAAAAAACTTCCTGAACTTGGACGTGCAGCTGGAGACACACTGAAAGAATTTAAGCATGCGACTAGAGGACTGGCTGATGACAAGTCAGCGGGCCCTAAAGATCCTCAGTAATGTAAGGATGAATGAACATGAGTCGACAAGACATGACGATAGCTGAACACATTGGTGAACTGAGAAAACGGCTCATACTAGTAGTCGCTTTCTTCTTCTTTGCTATGGTTGCCGGATTTTTCCTGGCTGAACCGCTTATTCGTTATTTGCAGCATGCTGACGAAGCAAAAGAATTAACGATGAATGCATTTCGGGTAACCGATCCGTTAAAGATTTATTTTCAAGTGGCTTTCGTGATTGGCGTTATTCTGACCTCGCCAGTGATTCTTTATCAGCTGTGGGCATTCATCAGTCCGGGACTGCTTGATAAAGAGAGAAAGGTCACATTAAGCTACATCCCCATATCTGTATTGCTTTTTCTAGCAGGACTCTCGTTCTCGTACTTCATTTTATTTCCTTACATTATTCATTTCATGGTGAATCTATCAGGGGAATTGAACATTGAACAAGTGATCGGGATTAATGAATATTTTCAGTTTCTGTTTCAAATCACCATTCCTTTTGGTTTTCTTTTTCAATTGCCGGTTGTGACGCTGTTCTTTACAAGACTGGGTCTGATCACACCTCTGTTTCTTTCGAAGATCCGCCGCTACGCTTATTTTGCGCTGCTGGTCATCGCCGCTCTGATTACGCCGCCAGATGTCATGTCGCATTTAATGGTGACTGTTCCGCTGTTCATTCTTTATGAAATCAGCATCTGGATTTCGAAAATTGGCTATAAGAAAGCCCAAGCGGCAGAACGGGAAGCAGAAATACATCAATAAAAGGCTGCCCATAGAAGAGCTGTCCCCATGTTGGCAAAAGGGGCAGCCCTCAGTGGAGCAGCCTTATTTTTTTGGTTTATTTTTGAAACGAAAATGCATAAAGACTAATCGAATGCCTGTACCGATATCCATTGTTGCCAATAAAATAAACAAATAAGCAAAGAAGCCAAAATCGCCGTTTGAATTAACATTTTCAACGGCGAGGTAAGTAAATAAAACGCCGGCAAGCAAATAAAAGATCCCGGTTTTAAGTGGTGACTGAGTCATGAAATTCCTCCAAACTAAATACCGCTTCAGCTGCGGTTACTAAAAAAGCAAGTTGATGAAGCTAGGCAGCTGTCCCGATTCTCTCATCATCCTTTCTATATCATCCTTCAAAACGTATTGCATCAAGACGACCAGTGAATTCATAGATACGTGAGCAAAGATGGGAACAATCAGCCTTTTGGTTTTTACATAAAGAAAAGAAAAGGTAAAGCCCATCGCAGTGTACAATATCACATGTTCAAAATCCATATGAGCAAGCGAGAAAACTAAAGAGCTGATCAGTGCGGACACACTAAATGAAAACTTCTCATAAAGACTCCCAAATAAGATTTTGCGAAATACAATCTCTTCCAGGATGGGTCCGATTAATCCTACTGCAATCATGGTCGCCGGTACCATTTCTATGACCTTAATAATGGTTTTCGTATTTTCTGACCCTGGTTTAATACCGATTAACGATTCAACGCCAACAGCGACAATTTGAGCGGCAAATGCCAGAAACACACCGGAAACAGCCCAGAATACAGAAAGGCTTACAGATAAAGGTTCCATTCTTTCCAGGCGGTTGTGGCGAGTTTTCCGCAAAATAAATAGAATAATCAGGAGAGCCGCAGAGAAGCTGATGACAATCCAGACGCCGGGAACGAGTGCCTTCATTCTTTGCGCTTCCACGCCAAAGGCAACTCCGGCCTTATATACGAGCGGGCCGGCAATGATGCCCGACAGCTGCATCACAAGGTAAACGATGAGTATGTAGATGTATTCTTTTCTCAACTGATAGGTGCTCCTTTATCCAAAAGTCATTTAAGGACATTTTACTAATAAAAAGACAGGGATTCAAACGGTAGGATTGAAAGCTTCATGCGGCTCGAAGGAATCTTAGAAAAAATGATGCTTCACTCTTGCAAAAGCTTCGCTTATTCATTATTATAATAAATGTGTTAGCACTCGAAGCGATAGAGTGCTAATGTATAAAAGATTACATATATTATGAGGAGGTTGTTTCACTTGTTAAAACCACTAGGTGATCGCGTTGTCATTGAGCTAGTAGAATCTGAAGAGAAAACAGCTAGCGGAATTGTATTACCAGATTCAGCAAAGGAAAAACCACAAGAAGGCAAGGTTGTAGCGGTTGGTACAGGCCGTGTTCTTGACAGTGGTGAGCGCGTGGCTCCTGAAGTAGCTGTTGGCGACCGTATTATTTTCTCTAAATATGCTGGTACAGAAGTGAAATACCAAGGCAATGAATACTTACTCCTTCGTGAAAGCGATATTCTAGCTATCATCGGAGAATAATGAACGATAAACATAGCAAGAACGATTAATCAATAATTAAG from Bacillus xiapuensis encodes:
- a CDS encoding ABC-F family ATP-binding cassette domain-containing protein, translating into MILLQVQQLTKHFGAELILSNIKLEVQTKDRIALVGRNGAGKSTLLKIIAGQLSYDSGEIMKPKDVSIGYLAQNTGLESDLSIREEMLTVFSHLQKMEQSLRQLEAQMADPAIYENTARYNKIMAEYDLLQNKFKELGGYQYEADIRSVLHGLNFHDYEDSAKISTLSGGQKTRLALGKLLLTKPDILILDEPTNHLDIRTLAWLEQYLQNYSGAIVIVSHDRYFLDKVVTQVYEVSRHKIKKYHGNYSQYLVQKQEQFEKEMKQFEKQQEQVTKLEDFIQRNIARASTTKRAQSRRKQLQRMERMERPDGDEKSAQFAFDIEKQSGYEVLKVNDLTIGYPNNPIAEQLNAFITRQESVAIVGPNGAGKSTFLKTIVNRLKPLDGQFTLGTNISIGYYDQEQANLSSNKTVLHELWDDYPTMPEKKIRTILGNFLFSGDDVLKPVSALSGGEKARLSLAKLMMQKANLLILDEPTNHLDLDSKEILENALIDYPGTILFVSHDRYFINRLASKVLELQADGFTEYLGDYDYYVEKKQRQQELAEYNGGTDDSAKKEAATSDASNYYIEKEQKRAERQRRRRIEEIEQKIDDLESAIAKAQELLCQPEIFQDHEKSFQLNEELENHQKEVEQLMEEWEQLQN
- the tatC gene encoding twin-arginine translocase subunit TatC; this encodes MSRQDMTIAEHIGELRKRLILVVAFFFFAMVAGFFLAEPLIRYLQHADEAKELTMNAFRVTDPLKIYFQVAFVIGVILTSPVILYQLWAFISPGLLDKERKVTLSYIPISVLLFLAGLSFSYFILFPYIIHFMVNLSGELNIEQVIGINEYFQFLFQITIPFGFLFQLPVVTLFFTRLGLITPLFLSKIRRYAYFALLVIAALITPPDVMSHLMVTVPLFILYEISIWISKIGYKKAQAAEREAEIHQ
- the tatA gene encoding twin-arginine translocase TatA/TatE family subunit, with the translated sequence MPMVGIGSIILIAIAALLIFGPKKLPELGRAAGDTLKEFKHATRGLADDKSAGPKDPQ
- a CDS encoding YdiK family protein; amino-acid sequence: MTQSPLKTGIFYLLAGVLFTYLAVENVNSNGDFGFFAYLFILLATMDIGTGIRLVFMHFRFKNKPKK
- a CDS encoding redox-sensing transcriptional repressor Rex; the protein is MSQDTMKIPQATAKRLPLYYRFIQNLHASGKQRVSSAELSEAVKVDSATIRRDFSYFGALGKKGYGYNVGHLLSFFRKALDQDEVTNVALIGVGNLGTAFLNYNFMKNNNTKIKMAFDVDPEKVGTSIGEVPIYHLDELEKQLTSASVQVAILTVPSSAAQSITDRLAASNIKGLLNFTPARLSVPAAIRVHHIDLAVELQSLVYFLKNYSDSPEEKSQ
- the groES gene encoding co-chaperone GroES yields the protein MLKPLGDRVVIELVESEEKTASGIVLPDSAKEKPQEGKVVAVGTGRVLDSGERVAPEVAVGDRIIFSKYAGTEVKYQGNEYLLLRESDILAIIGE
- the tsaD gene encoding tRNA (adenosine(37)-N6)-threonylcarbamoyltransferase complex transferase subunit TsaD, encoding MKKDMYILGLETSCDETAAAILKNGREIVANVVSSQIESHKRFGGVVPEVASRHHVEEITFVLEETFKQAGMSASDLDAIAVTKGPGLVGSLLIGVNAAKAMAFAHGLPLVGVHHIAGHIYANRIVKEMAFPLLSLVVSGGHTELVLMREHGSFEVIGETRDDAAGEAYDKVARTLDLPYPGGPHIDRLAKEGEATIPFPRAWLEEESYDFSFSGLKSAVINTLHNANQRGEVFKKEDVAASFQQSVIEVLTVKTMRAAQQFQVKQVLLSGGVAANQGLRKALEEQFADHPDMELIIPPLQLCTDNAAMIAAAGTVLFEKGKRDGLDMNGYPGLDIEQF
- a CDS encoding CPBP family intramembrane glutamic endopeptidase — protein: MRKEYIYILIVYLVMQLSGIIAGPLVYKAGVAFGVEAQRMKALVPGVWIVISFSAALLIILFILRKTRHNRLERMEPLSVSLSVFWAVSGVFLAFAAQIVAVGVESLIGIKPGSENTKTIIKVIEMVPATMIAVGLIGPILEEIVFRKILFGSLYEKFSFSVSALISSLVFSLAHMDFEHVILYTAMGFTFSFLYVKTKRLIVPIFAHVSMNSLVVLMQYVLKDDIERMMRESGQLPSFINLLF